In the Mycolicibacterium thermoresistibile genome, one interval contains:
- a CDS encoding AurF N-oxygenase family protein encodes MARTRMVRRWRRSMEVTDDAQYVDMLNTLSEGSVRRNFNPYIDIDWDAPEFAVTPDDERWILPATDPLGRHPWYQAQPVKKQIEIGMWRQANVAKVGLQFELILIRGLTNYAFWVPNGSPEYRYCLHETIEECNHTLMFQEMVNRIGADVPGMPRVLRWLAPFIPQVAGPLPVPFFFGVLAGEEPIDHTQKNVLREGKELHPIMERVMAIHVAEEARHISFAHEFLRKRLPRLNRRQRFWLSLNVPLIMRILCQAILVPPRSFFKEFDIPREVRRELFFRAPESRQMLRDMFADVRALCYDTGLMNPVARLIWRLCKIDGPPSRYRSEPQRRHVVAAAA; translated from the coding sequence ATGGCTCGCACTCGGATGGTGAGGCGCTGGCGCCGCAGCATGGAGGTCACCGACGACGCGCAGTACGTCGACATGCTGAACACGCTGTCGGAAGGGTCAGTGCGTCGGAACTTCAACCCCTACATCGACATCGACTGGGATGCTCCCGAGTTCGCCGTCACACCCGACGACGAGCGCTGGATCCTGCCCGCGACCGACCCGTTGGGCCGCCATCCGTGGTACCAGGCGCAGCCGGTGAAGAAGCAGATCGAGATCGGGATGTGGCGGCAGGCCAACGTCGCCAAGGTGGGCCTGCAGTTCGAGCTCATCCTGATCCGTGGTCTGACGAACTACGCGTTCTGGGTGCCCAACGGCTCCCCGGAGTACCGGTACTGCCTGCACGAGACGATCGAAGAGTGCAACCACACCCTGATGTTCCAGGAGATGGTGAACCGGATCGGTGCGGACGTGCCCGGTATGCCGCGGGTGCTGCGCTGGCTGGCGCCGTTCATCCCGCAGGTGGCCGGTCCGCTGCCGGTGCCGTTCTTCTTCGGGGTGCTCGCCGGTGAGGAGCCCATCGACCACACCCAGAAGAACGTGCTGCGCGAGGGCAAGGAACTGCATCCGATCATGGAACGGGTGATGGCGATCCACGTCGCCGAGGAGGCCCGGCACATCTCGTTCGCGCACGAGTTCCTGCGCAAGCGGCTGCCGCGGCTGAACCGGCGGCAGCGGTTCTGGCTGTCGCTGAACGTGCCGCTGATCATGCGGATCCTGTGCCAGGCGATCCTCGTGCCGCCGCGCAGCTTCTTCAAGGAGTTCGACATCCCGCGCGAGGTCCGCAGGGAACTGTTCTTCCGGGCGCCGGAGTCGAGGCAGATGCTGCGCGACATGTTCGCCGACGTCCGCGCGCTGTGTTACGACACCGGCCTGATGAACCCGGTCGCCAGGCTCATCTGGCGGCTGTGCAAGATCGACGGCCCGCCCAGCCGCTACCGCAGCGAACCGCAGCGCCGCCATGTCGTGGCGGCCGCCGCGTAA
- a CDS encoding FAD-dependent oxidoreductase, whose product MPHVITQSCCSDASCVYACPVNCIHPTPDEPGFATTEMLYIDPVACVDCGACVTACPVGAIAPDHRLDATQRPFIELNAAFYPPRDPDEKLPPTSKLAPVIPAPRIERRGGPLRVAIVGSGPAAMYAADELLTQDDVLVNVFERLPTPYGLVRAGVAPDHQKTKGVTDLFDKIAQQPGFEFYLNVEVGTHLSHAELLAHHHAVLYAVGAPNDRRLDIDGMGLPGTGTATEVVAWYNGHPDFADLPVDLSGDRVVIVGNGNVALDVARILTADPDELARTDIADHALAALRSSRVREVVIAARRGPADSAFTLPELIGLTATADVVLDARDHELVDRDLARTTDSLTRNKLEILAKLPDAAAPITRPRIRFAYQLTPRAILRAGAPAADRAAGIEFVRTGTDEVCRLDAGLVLTSIGYRGRPIRDLPFDDTAAVVPNDGGRVVDPATGRPVPGSYVAGWIKRGPTGFIGTNKSCAAETVHKLVDDYNAGLLTEPIHRPSALDKLVRSRRPDLVTAAGWRAIDAAEIDRGGQERPRVKFTGTDQMLAVARTAPAPPLRQRLLAALRQPLTGVV is encoded by the coding sequence GTGCCCCATGTGATCACGCAGTCGTGCTGCAGCGACGCGTCCTGTGTGTACGCGTGCCCGGTGAACTGCATCCATCCGACCCCGGACGAACCGGGCTTCGCCACCACCGAGATGCTCTACATCGATCCGGTGGCGTGCGTGGACTGCGGCGCCTGCGTCACCGCCTGCCCGGTGGGGGCGATCGCGCCCGACCACCGGCTCGACGCGACCCAGCGGCCGTTCATCGAGCTCAACGCGGCCTTCTATCCACCGCGCGATCCCGATGAGAAGCTGCCGCCCACCTCGAAGCTGGCCCCGGTGATCCCGGCGCCACGCATCGAACGGCGCGGCGGGCCGCTGCGGGTCGCGATCGTCGGATCGGGGCCGGCCGCGATGTACGCCGCCGACGAACTGCTCACCCAGGACGACGTCCTGGTCAACGTGTTCGAGCGGCTGCCCACCCCGTACGGGCTGGTGCGGGCCGGGGTGGCGCCGGACCATCAGAAGACCAAGGGCGTCACCGACCTGTTCGACAAGATCGCGCAGCAGCCCGGCTTCGAGTTCTACCTCAACGTCGAGGTCGGCACCCATCTCAGCCACGCCGAGCTGCTCGCGCACCATCACGCCGTGCTGTACGCCGTCGGGGCGCCCAACGACCGCCGGCTCGACATCGACGGGATGGGTCTGCCGGGCACCGGCACCGCCACCGAGGTGGTGGCCTGGTACAACGGGCATCCCGACTTCGCCGACCTGCCGGTGGATCTCAGCGGCGACCGGGTGGTCATCGTCGGCAACGGCAACGTCGCGCTGGACGTGGCGCGGATCCTGACCGCCGATCCGGATGAGCTGGCCCGCACCGACATCGCCGATCACGCGCTGGCCGCGTTGCGGTCGTCCCGGGTGCGCGAGGTGGTGATCGCCGCCCGGCGCGGTCCGGCCGATTCGGCTTTCACGTTGCCCGAGCTCATCGGTCTCACCGCGACCGCGGACGTGGTGCTCGACGCCCGCGACCACGAACTGGTCGACCGGGATCTGGCCCGCACCACCGATTCGCTGACCCGCAACAAGCTCGAGATCCTGGCCAAGCTGCCGGACGCCGCGGCGCCGATCACCCGGCCCCGCATCCGGTTCGCCTATCAGCTGACCCCGCGGGCCATCCTGCGTGCCGGTGCCCCGGCCGCCGACAGGGCCGCCGGTATCGAGTTCGTCCGCACCGGCACCGACGAGGTGTGCCGCCTCGACGCCGGGCTGGTGCTGACCTCGATCGGGTACCGCGGCCGGCCGATCCGCGATCTGCCGTTCGACGACACCGCCGCGGTGGTGCCCAACGACGGCGGTCGGGTGGTCGATCCGGCGACCGGCCGGCCGGTCCCGGGCAGCTACGTCGCCGGCTGGATCAAACGCGGCCCGACCGGCTTCATCGGCACCAACAAGTCGTGTGCCGCCGAGACCGTGCACAAGCTGGTCGACGATTACAACGCCGGCCTGCTCACCGAACCGATTCACCGGCCGTCCGCGCTGGACAAGCTGGTGCGCAGCCGCCGGCCCGATCTGGTGACGGCTGCGGGCTGGCGGGCCATCGATGCCGCCGAGATCGATCGCGGTGGGCAGGAGCGGCCCCGGGTCAAGTTCACCGGCACCGACCAGATGCTGGCGGTGGCGCGAACCGCCCCGGCACCGCCCCTGCGTCAGCGGTTGCTGGCCGCGCTGCGACAGCCGCTCACCGGTGTTGTCTGA
- a CDS encoding VOC family protein, translating into MAIEFQPEVMPHLTVSDAAAAIDFYVRAFGAEELGRVPGPDGKKLYHAAVRINGATVMLQDDYPEMTGGRSMTPEALGGSPVTIHLVVTDIDARFQRAVDAGATVVMNLEDAFWGDRYGVLRDPFGHMWSMGQPVREVSAEEIAAAVRQHR; encoded by the coding sequence ATGGCCATCGAATTCCAACCCGAGGTGATGCCGCATCTCACGGTGAGCGACGCCGCCGCCGCCATCGACTTCTACGTCCGCGCGTTCGGCGCCGAGGAACTCGGCCGGGTGCCGGGGCCGGACGGCAAGAAGCTCTACCACGCGGCGGTGCGCATCAACGGCGCCACGGTCATGTTGCAGGACGACTATCCGGAGATGACCGGCGGCAGATCCATGACCCCGGAGGCGCTGGGCGGCTCCCCGGTCACCATCCATCTGGTGGTCACCGACATCGACGCCAGATTCCAGCGGGCGGTGGACGCCGGTGCGACGGTCGTCATGAACCTCGAGGACGCGTTCTGGGGCGACCGTTACGGTGTGCTACGCGATCCGTTCGGCCACATGTGGTCGATGGGTCAGCCGGTGCGGGAGGTGAGCGCCGAGGAGATCGCCGCCGCCGTCAGACAACACCGGTGA
- the serC gene encoding phosphoserine transaminase, producing the protein MAELKIPADLKPSDGRFGSGPSKVRPEQLKALTAAGDLFGTSHRQAPVKNLVGRVRDGIRELFSLPDGYEVVLGNGGTTAFWDAAAFGLIDKRSLHLTYGEFSSKFANAVAKNPFIGDPVIIKADPGSAPQPQSDPSVDAIAWAHNETSTGVAVPVCRPEGSGDALILIDATSAAGGLPVTIADADAYYFAPQKNFAGDGGLWLAVLSPAALARIDAIAGSGRWVPDFLSLPTAVDNSLKNQTYNTPAIGTLVLLAEQLDWMLGNGGLDWAVARTADSARRLYSWAEASEYATPFVTDPALRSQVVGTIDFNDDVDAAAVAKVLRANGIVDTEPYRKLGRNQLRIAMFTAIEPDDISALTQCIDWVVERL; encoded by the coding sequence ATGGCTGAACTCAAGATCCCCGCCGATCTCAAACCCAGTGACGGTCGGTTCGGATCCGGGCCGTCGAAAGTCCGGCCCGAACAACTCAAGGCACTGACCGCGGCGGGCGATCTGTTCGGCACCTCGCACCGCCAGGCGCCGGTGAAGAACCTGGTCGGCCGGGTCCGCGACGGCATCCGGGAACTGTTCTCGCTGCCCGACGGCTATGAGGTGGTCCTCGGCAACGGCGGCACCACCGCGTTCTGGGACGCCGCCGCGTTCGGGCTGATCGACAAGCGGTCGCTGCACCTCACCTACGGCGAGTTCAGCTCGAAGTTCGCCAACGCGGTGGCCAAGAACCCGTTCATCGGCGATCCGGTGATCATCAAGGCCGATCCGGGCAGCGCCCCGCAACCTCAATCCGACCCGTCCGTCGACGCGATCGCCTGGGCCCACAACGAGACGTCCACCGGCGTCGCGGTGCCGGTCTGCCGGCCCGAGGGCTCCGGTGACGCGCTGATCCTGATCGACGCCACCTCGGCGGCCGGCGGACTGCCGGTGACCATCGCCGACGCCGACGCCTACTACTTCGCGCCGCAGAAGAACTTCGCCGGCGACGGTGGCCTGTGGCTGGCCGTGCTGTCGCCGGCCGCGTTGGCCCGCATCGACGCCATCGCCGGATCCGGGCGCTGGGTGCCCGACTTCCTGTCGCTGCCGACCGCGGTGGACAACAGTTTGAAGAACCAGACCTACAACACCCCGGCCATCGGCACCCTGGTGCTGCTGGCCGAGCAGCTGGACTGGATGCTCGGCAACGGCGGTCTGGACTGGGCCGTGGCGCGCACCGCCGACTCCGCCCGCCGGCTGTACTCCTGGGCCGAGGCCTCCGAGTACGCCACCCCGTTCGTCACCGACCCGGCGCTGCGCTCCCAGGTCGTCGGCACCATCGACTTCAACGACGACGTCGACGCCGCCGCGGTCGCCAAAGTGTTGCGGGCCAACGGCATCGTCGACACCGAGCCCTACCGCAAGCTCGGCCGCAACCAGTTGCGGATCGCGATGTTCACCGCCATCGAACCCGACGACATCAGCGCGTTGACGCAGTGCATCGACTGGGTGGTGGAACGGCTCTGA
- a CDS encoding citrate synthase 2: protein MSPLVPEDFVPGLEGVVAFTTEIAEPDKDGGALRYRGVDIEDLVARRVTFADVWALLVDGRFGESLAPAEPFPLPIHSGDVRVDVQAGLAMLAPIWGYQPMLDIDDETAREQLARASVMALSYVAQSARGIYQPAVPQRLIDECSTVTERFMTRWKGEPDPRHVEAIDAYWVSAAEHGMNASTFTARVIASTGADVAAALSGAIGAMSGPLHGGAPARVLPMIEEVEKTGDARKVVTGILDRGEKLMGFGHRVYRAEDPRARVLRETAKRLGAPRYDVAAALEQAALTELRERRPDRAIETNVEFWAAVILDFAEVPPRMMPAMFTCGRTAGWCAHILEQKRLGKLVRPSAVYVGPGPRSVESVEGWETIARP, encoded by the coding sequence ATGTCCCCTTTGGTCCCCGAGGACTTCGTCCCCGGGCTCGAGGGCGTCGTCGCCTTCACCACCGAGATCGCCGAGCCGGACAAGGACGGCGGCGCGCTTCGTTACCGCGGTGTCGACATCGAGGACCTGGTCGCTCGGCGGGTCACCTTCGCCGACGTGTGGGCACTTCTGGTCGACGGCAGGTTCGGGGAGAGCCTGGCGCCGGCGGAGCCGTTCCCGCTGCCGATCCACAGCGGTGACGTCCGGGTCGACGTGCAGGCCGGGCTGGCGATGCTGGCGCCGATCTGGGGCTATCAGCCGATGCTGGACATCGACGACGAGACCGCCCGCGAGCAATTGGCCCGGGCCTCGGTGATGGCACTGTCCTATGTCGCGCAGTCGGCGCGCGGCATCTATCAGCCGGCGGTGCCGCAGCGGCTGATCGACGAATGCTCGACGGTCACCGAACGCTTCATGACCCGCTGGAAAGGGGAACCCGACCCCCGCCACGTCGAGGCGATCGACGCGTACTGGGTGTCGGCCGCCGAACACGGCATGAACGCCTCCACCTTCACCGCCCGGGTGATCGCCTCCACCGGCGCCGACGTGGCGGCGGCGCTGTCCGGCGCGATCGGCGCGATGAGCGGCCCGCTGCACGGCGGGGCGCCCGCCCGGGTGCTGCCGATGATCGAGGAGGTGGAGAAGACCGGCGATGCGCGCAAGGTCGTCACCGGCATCCTCGACCGCGGCGAGAAGCTGATGGGTTTCGGGCATCGGGTGTACCGGGCCGAGGATCCGCGCGCCCGGGTGCTGCGCGAGACCGCGAAACGGCTGGGCGCGCCGCGCTACGACGTCGCGGCCGCGCTGGAGCAGGCCGCGCTGACCGAGCTGCGGGAACGCCGCCCGGACCGGGCGATCGAGACCAACGTCGAGTTCTGGGCGGCGGTGATCCTCGACTTCGCCGAGGTGCCGCCCCGGATGATGCCGGCGATGTTCACCTGCGGCCGTACCGCCGGATGGTGTGCGCACATCCTGGAACAGAAGCGGCTCGGCAAGCTGGTCCGCCCGTCGGCGGTCTATGTCGGGCCCGGTCCGCGCAGCGTGGAATCGGTCGAAGGCTGGGAGACGATCGCCAGGCCGTGA